One window of Panthera tigris isolate Pti1 chromosome C2, P.tigris_Pti1_mat1.1, whole genome shotgun sequence genomic DNA carries:
- the DNAJC28 gene encoding dnaJ homolog subfamily C member 28 produces the protein MNTVCVIMAHILRSHLINASMVPNRMKMPPYLGVIRNRMMSTQKSKKKMRDYYRLLNLDEGCSADDVREAFHKLAKQYHPDGGSSTADSATFIQIEEAYRKVLSHVVAQANAGQNKVEEAEEEEEKFKYKTPQHRHYLSFEGIGFGSPSQREKQYRQFRADRATEQVMEYQKQKLQSQYFIDSVIVKDVRQSKEQKITQAIERLVEDLIQESMAKGDFDNLSGKGKPLKKFSGCSYIDPMTHNLNRILIDNGYQPEWILMQKEIKDTIDQLREAILVSRKKLGNPMTPTEQKQWNQVCEQFHENIRKLNKRINDFNLIVPLLSRQKVHFDAQKEIARAQEIYEALIKTKEVTDKNPNNTDQGEREKIPGVKTGFFNWMNVWKFIKI, from the coding sequence ATGAACACAGTGTGTGTAATAATGGCTCACATCTTAAGATCTCATCTGATAAATGCTTCAATGGTACCGAATCGAATGAAAATGCCTCCATATCTTGGTGTCATTAGAAATAGAATGATGTCAACTCAGAAATCCAAAAAGAAGATGAGAGACTATTACAGGCTGCTGAATCTGGATGAAGGATGCTCTGCAGATGATGTCAGGGAAGCTTTTCATAAGCTTGCCAAGCAATACCACCCAGACGGAGGTTCTAGTACAGCAGATTCAGCAACATTTATACAGATCGAAGAAGCTTATAGGAAGGTGCTTTCCCACGTGGTAGCACAAGCAAATGCCGGACAGAATAAagttgaagaagcagaggaagaggaagaaaagttcaAATATAAAACACCCCAACACCGACATTATTTAAGTTTTGAAGGTATTGGTTTCGGAAGTCCCAGTCAACGAGAGAAGCAATATAGGCAATTTAGAGCAGACCGTGCAACTGAACAAGTGATGGAATATCAGAAGCAGAAACTACAAAGCCAGTATTTCATTGATAGCGTAATTGTTAAAGATGTAAGACAGAGTAAAGAACAAAAGATAACTCAGGCTATTGAGCGTTTAGTAGAGGATCTCATTCAGGAATCAATGGCAAAAGGAGACTTTGACAATCTCAGTGGGAAGGGAAAACCTCTAAAAAAATTTTCTGGCTGTTCATATATTGATCCCATGACTCACAACCTGAACAGAATATTGATAGATAATGGATACCAACCAGAATGGATCCTCatgcaaaaggaaataaaggatacTATCGATCAACTCAGAGAGGCCATTTTAGTGTCAAGGAAAAAACTTGGGAATCCAATGACACCAACTGAACAGAAACAGTGGAACCAAGTTTGTGAGCAGTTTCACGAAAACATCAGGAAACTGAACAAGCgaattaatgattttaatttaattgttccCCTCCTGAGCAGGCAAAAAGTCCATTTTGATGCACAGAAAGAAATTGCCAGAGCCCAGGAAATATATGAAgcccttataaaaacaaaagaagtcacagataaaaacccaaacaacactgatcagggagaaagggagaaaatacctGGAGTCAAGACAGGTTTTTTTAACTGGATGAATGTGTGGAAATTTATTAAAATCTGA